Proteins from one SAR202 cluster bacterium genomic window:
- a CDS encoding GNAT family N-acetyltransferase has product MLPRTREATQADNSSLLALANICSFYGRVSQHVDRSPDFFRLSSLQGEPWSVGVVDGPSGAIIGCVAVAERKCYVNGIPRNTAYVTDLRVHPAHRRTGAADSLVRYAMRRCREMAGYDAPVLCVIAPNNKPLGNLTFLKQFAEIITYSVIPLGRHYKTPKAGLAVSPAGPNDVEEMASLWCRLAPQRQFTPEFSTESLIRWIEKAPGLSISSYWLARQSDGELAGFMGVWDQTLHKRSVVQHYTTSSKLFRVGFDVIAPLLGAGRLPGVGGVLKHLTAVHLCASEDDPLVLRSLITRAIREISGKGHSFFTIGLDATDPLSTALKGMLSVKTRTLACVGTSDGKYSGPPLGDRPLYFEIALM; this is encoded by the coding sequence ATGTTACCGCGGACTCGAGAGGCCACTCAGGCTGATAACAGCAGTCTCCTGGCACTAGCCAATATATGTTCGTTCTATGGGCGTGTTTCCCAACATGTAGACCGCTCACCTGACTTTTTTCGTCTGAGCAGTCTCCAGGGAGAACCCTGGTCCGTTGGTGTCGTGGACGGACCCTCTGGCGCCATCATTGGTTGCGTTGCTGTCGCCGAGCGCAAATGTTACGTAAATGGAATTCCAAGGAACACGGCCTATGTCACCGATCTTAGAGTCCATCCAGCACATCGACGCACCGGCGCGGCTGATAGCTTGGTCCGATACGCCATGCGGCGATGCCGCGAGATGGCGGGTTATGATGCGCCCGTTCTTTGTGTGATTGCCCCTAACAATAAGCCCCTAGGCAATCTCACTTTCCTGAAACAGTTCGCCGAGATCATAACTTATTCCGTGATTCCCCTTGGAAGGCACTACAAGACGCCAAAAGCCGGCCTGGCAGTCTCACCTGCCGGACCTAATGATGTCGAAGAAATGGCCAGCTTATGGTGTCGGCTGGCTCCTCAGCGTCAGTTCACACCGGAATTTAGCACAGAGTCCCTAATCCGTTGGATCGAGAAGGCTCCGGGTCTCTCCATATCCTCTTACTGGCTAGCCCGGCAATCCGATGGGGAATTGGCGGGTTTCATGGGCGTCTGGGACCAGACTCTGCACAAACGAAGTGTTGTCCAGCACTACACCACCTCCAGCAAACTGTTCCGAGTTGGGTTCGACGTCATTGCTCCCCTCCTAGGGGCTGGCAGACTGCCTGGGGTAGGTGGAGTGCTCAAACACCTGACTGCTGTTCACCTATGTGCGTCTGAAGATGACCCCCTTGTCCTGCGTTCGTTGATCACCCGCGCCATCCGTGAGATCAGCGGTAAGGGCCATTCCTTTTTCACCATAGGACTCGATGCCACAGATCCATTGTCAACCGCGCTCAAAGGCATGTTGTCGGTGAAAACTCGAACGCTCGCATGCGTCGGGACGTCAGATGGAAAATACAGCGGTCCCCCTTTAGGAGACAGGCCCCTCTATTTCGAAATCGCTCTGATGTAG